In a single window of the Streptomyces cinnabarinus genome:
- a CDS encoding ArsR/SmtB family transcription factor → MDDLSEVADAIADPVRREILMMLHRAPLTAGDIAARFAISRPAVSRHLRVLRESGLVLDEQIGRHRRYTLVPSRLGDLAAWLTQFDTQQASWSQRLAALETEVHRTRRDRRRAEPDHDQHTARHPKEDTA, encoded by the coding sequence GTGGACGACCTGAGTGAGGTGGCCGACGCCATCGCCGATCCCGTGCGCCGGGAGATCCTGATGATGTTGCACCGCGCGCCGCTGACGGCAGGCGACATCGCTGCCCGGTTCGCCATCAGCCGGCCCGCAGTCAGCCGTCATCTGCGCGTACTGCGGGAGAGCGGCCTGGTCCTGGACGAGCAGATCGGCCGCCATCGGCGCTACACGCTCGTCCCCTCCCGGCTGGGAGACCTCGCCGCCTGGCTCACCCAGTTCGACACCCAGCAGGCCAGCTGGTCGCAGCGTCTGGCGGCGTTGGAAACCGAGGTCCACCGCACCCGACGGGACCGCCGCCGGGCTGAGCCCGACCACGACCAGCACACCGCACGCCACCCCAAGGAGGACACGGCATGA
- a CDS encoding TetR-like C-terminal domain-containing protein — translation MGRPRPCAAHRRPDRDALLASLALKGYLEQQRRYRAALSSSTDPAEQLAAFAVAYVRFAAEERALFDITFLAGLDTGRHPDLAAAGTALHDDLMPVTSHITTTPDEAFDLLVQVAAAAHGLALFQQQGLLPAPWDAPQSVAEQAARTARALAAWHTRQ, via the coding sequence GTGGGACGGCCTCGGCCCTGTGCGGCGCACCGGCGACCCGACCGGGACGCTCTGCTCGCCTCCCTGGCCCTGAAGGGCTATCTGGAGCAGCAGCGCCGTTACCGCGCTGCCCTTTCCTCGAGCACCGACCCGGCCGAGCAGCTGGCCGCGTTCGCGGTCGCCTACGTGCGTTTCGCCGCCGAGGAGCGCGCCCTGTTCGACATCACCTTCCTTGCCGGCCTCGACACGGGCCGACACCCCGACCTGGCCGCGGCTGGCACCGCCCTCCACGACGATCTGATGCCTGTCACCAGTCACATCACCACCACCCCCGACGAGGCCTTCGACCTCCTGGTCCAGGTCGCCGCGGCAGCACACGGACTGGCCCTGTTCCAGCAGCAGGGCTTGCTCCCCGCCCCCTGGGACGCGCCGCAATCCGTCGCCGAACAAGCCGCGCGAACAGCCCGCGCGCTCGCCGCCTGGCACACCCGCCAATAG
- a CDS encoding serine/threonine-protein kinase produces the protein MNDGQSGRRVIDGRFELEARLGGGGMGMVWRARDLVLDRAVALKEVRPSDPGLAEHDPQAAAMLRARVLREARALARVDHPNVVTIHHVVDGGDHAYPWLVMELVTGGSLQDRLEQGPLTPVAAARLGREVLAALRAAHDAGIQHRDVKPANVLLRPDQRPVLTDFGIAAIRESTVLTATGSLIGTPDYMAPERIAGGEGGPGSDLWSLAMMLYVAVEGHHPLRRATTLATLAALLSEELPPPQRSGPLTGFLNAMLVKDPAQRPDTTTADHMLAAAGEGQDTAASTAPGRTDAPHAATSYHLAPPTEPTTTRSAQLSPPGFGPPPVGFAPPAHFGAPPAPPSQSPTVRPTTARPGGRSKHTVAVASSVAGVVLVGALVWTLLPDSSEKGRDSSAGSSGSSSATTPGPSATRPDTSRSSSAAASDTKTGLLTPDGIRTALAEIKTATGTDRASSLSIYPEYVTVDIMVKGSETKHDSYTYRPGSGVEKGIISGSIIGGEQPFSLDDFDWDVVPALLKRAEKDLNVARPTLRYLTVRPADETFDTPLGLGVYLSDEHASGYLNADLKGTVTRVVPAED, from the coding sequence ATGAACGACGGGCAATCCGGCAGACGGGTCATCGACGGACGCTTCGAGCTGGAAGCGCGGCTCGGTGGCGGCGGTATGGGCATGGTGTGGCGGGCGCGCGATCTGGTCCTGGACCGGGCCGTGGCGCTCAAGGAGGTCCGGCCGTCGGATCCAGGGCTGGCCGAACACGATCCGCAGGCCGCGGCCATGCTCCGGGCCCGAGTGTTGCGCGAGGCCAGGGCGCTCGCCCGTGTCGACCACCCCAACGTGGTGACCATCCACCACGTGGTCGACGGAGGGGACCATGCCTACCCCTGGCTGGTCATGGAACTGGTCACCGGGGGATCGCTCCAGGACCGGCTCGAACAGGGGCCCTTGACACCCGTGGCCGCCGCCCGCCTCGGCCGCGAGGTGCTGGCCGCGCTACGCGCCGCACACGATGCCGGTATCCAGCACCGCGATGTGAAGCCCGCCAACGTCCTGCTGCGGCCCGACCAGCGTCCCGTCCTGACGGACTTCGGCATCGCGGCGATCAGGGAGTCCACGGTCCTGACCGCGACCGGTTCCCTCATCGGCACACCCGACTACATGGCGCCCGAACGCATCGCCGGCGGCGAAGGCGGCCCGGGTTCGGACCTGTGGTCGCTGGCGATGATGCTGTACGTCGCTGTCGAAGGCCATCACCCGCTACGCAGGGCAACCACCCTAGCAACCCTGGCGGCACTGCTGAGCGAGGAACTCCCACCACCCCAGCGGTCCGGACCGCTGACCGGCTTCCTCAACGCCATGCTCGTCAAGGATCCGGCACAGCGCCCCGACACGACGACAGCCGACCACATGCTCGCGGCGGCCGGAGAGGGGCAGGACACGGCCGCGAGTACCGCACCCGGCCGCACGGACGCACCGCACGCGGCGACTTCGTATCACCTGGCGCCCCCGACGGAGCCGACTACCACGCGGTCCGCACAGCTGTCGCCGCCCGGTTTCGGGCCACCGCCGGTCGGCTTCGCACCACCCGCTCACTTCGGCGCACCGCCCGCACCTCCGAGCCAGAGCCCGACGGTCCGGCCCACGACAGCGCGGCCCGGCGGCCGTTCGAAGCACACGGTCGCCGTCGCTTCATCCGTCGCGGGGGTGGTACTGGTAGGAGCGCTGGTGTGGACCCTGCTGCCCGACAGCAGCGAAAAGGGCCGCGACTCCTCGGCCGGCTCATCCGGCTCCTCATCGGCCACCACGCCTGGTCCGTCGGCCACCAGGCCTGACACGTCCCGCTCATCTTCAGCGGCAGCGAGCGACACGAAGACCGGGCTGCTCACGCCGGACGGCATCCGTACGGCGCTCGCGGAGATCAAGACCGCGACCGGCACGGACCGCGCATCCAGCCTCTCCATTTACCCGGAGTACGTGACCGTGGACATCATGGTCAAGGGCAGCGAAACGAAGCACGACAGCTACACCTACCGCCCCGGCAGTGGCGTCGAGAAGGGCATCATCAGCGGCTCGATAATCGGCGGCGAACAGCCTTTCAGCCTCGACGACTTCGACTGGGATGTCGTCCCCGCCCTGCTGAAGCGGGCGGAGAAGGACCTCAACGTGGCGCGCCCTACCTTGCGTTACCTCACCGTCCGCCCCGCTGACGAGACCTTCGACACCCCGTTGGGACTGGGCGTGTACCTGTCCGACGAGCACGCCTCGGGCTACCTCAACGCCGACCTGAAAGGCACAGTGACCCGCGTCGTCCCCGCCGAGGACTGA
- a CDS encoding class I SAM-dependent methyltransferase, producing the protein MPEPSFLAAVRESYDTVAADYVERVPPPAAMDPLSRAMLAGFAEYVQAARLGPVADLGCGPGRVTAHLAGLGVSAFGLDLSPKMIGLARHAYPNLRFTEGSMTALEMRDDELGGILAWYSTHHTPPQWLPAVFTEFHRTLAPGGYLLWGDYVGDERLQPTQGYGRPVSYESYLLPLDRMVGLLEQAGLVVTARLEQEPGGRVNRPHACLLARRPKQP; encoded by the coding sequence ATGCCTGAGCCCTCTTTTCTGGCCGCTGTGCGCGAGTCGTACGACACGGTCGCCGCCGATTACGTCGAACGCGTCCCGCCCCCGGCCGCGATGGACCCGCTGTCACGCGCGATGCTGGCGGGGTTCGCCGAATACGTGCAGGCGGCCCGTCTGGGGCCGGTCGCGGACCTGGGATGCGGCCCCGGCCGCGTGACGGCGCACCTGGCCGGGCTGGGAGTGTCCGCCTTCGGCCTCGATCTGTCGCCGAAGATGATCGGGCTGGCCCGGCACGCCTATCCGAACCTGCGGTTCACCGAGGGCTCGATGACCGCGCTGGAGATGAGGGACGACGAGCTCGGCGGCATCCTGGCCTGGTACTCCACCCACCACACGCCCCCGCAGTGGCTGCCGGCGGTGTTCACCGAGTTCCACCGCACGCTGGCGCCCGGCGGCTACCTGCTCTGGGGAGACTATGTCGGCGATGAACGACTGCAGCCGACCCAGGGCTATGGCCGTCCGGTGTCCTACGAGTCGTATCTCCTGCCCCTGGATCGCATGGTCGGCCTGCTGGAGCAGGCCGGACTCGTCGTCACCGCGAGGCTGGAGCAGGAGCCTGGCGGACGGGTGAACAGACCGCATGCCTGCCTGCTGGCCCGCAGGCCCAAACAGCCCTGA
- a CDS encoding YbhB/YbcL family Raf kinase inhibitor-like protein, with product MRANDPFARLPEAASFTVTSTTVTDGAPWPPEQYSGIFGVPGGKDISPQLSWNGAPEGTKSYAVTVYDPDAPTGSGFWHWAVADIPATTTEVPEGAGDDTGSGLPEGAFQLPGDARAARYIGAAPPAGHGPHRYFVVVHALDVASVGVAADATPAVLGFTMAGHILGRAVLIATAETPA from the coding sequence ATGCGCGCCAACGACCCCTTCGCCCGTCTCCCCGAGGCGGCGTCGTTCACCGTCACCAGTACCACCGTCACTGACGGCGCTCCCTGGCCGCCCGAGCAGTACTCCGGCATCTTCGGCGTTCCCGGCGGGAAGGACATCTCCCCGCAGCTGTCCTGGAACGGAGCCCCGGAGGGCACCAAGAGCTACGCGGTCACGGTCTACGACCCCGACGCCCCCACGGGGTCAGGGTTCTGGCACTGGGCGGTCGCCGACATCCCCGCCACCACCACCGAAGTGCCCGAGGGAGCCGGTGACGACACCGGCTCGGGCCTGCCCGAGGGTGCTTTCCAGCTGCCGGGCGACGCCCGCGCAGCCCGCTATATCGGAGCTGCCCCGCCGGCCGGACACGGCCCGCACCGCTACTTCGTCGTGGTGCACGCCCTCGATGTCGCCTCCGTCGGCGTTGCGGCCGACGCCACCCCGGCCGTTCTCGGCTTCACGATGGCCGGCCACATCCTCGGCCGTGCGGTCCTGATCGCCACCGCCGAAACCCCCGCCTGA
- a CDS encoding antibiotic biosynthesis monooxygenase family protein yields the protein MSDHSNAPVAPVEAYEPPYYAAVFTAVRTPAQSGYSETNERMEELVKDIPGYLGMDSAQTPGGLGISVAYFRDADALTQWRTNTEHRAAQERGRAEWYESYTLHVARVERSHGFTRGEVPKSPKTG from the coding sequence ATGAGCGATCACTCGAATGCACCTGTCGCACCAGTTGAGGCCTATGAACCCCCCTACTACGCGGCTGTCTTCACCGCCGTGCGAACCCCGGCCCAGAGCGGCTACAGCGAGACCAATGAGCGCATGGAAGAGCTGGTGAAGGACATCCCCGGGTACCTGGGGATGGACAGTGCGCAGACCCCTGGCGGGCTGGGCATCAGCGTCGCCTACTTCCGCGACGCCGATGCCCTCACGCAGTGGCGGACCAATACCGAGCACCGCGCGGCTCAAGAACGCGGGCGAGCCGAGTGGTACGAGAGCTACACCCTGCACGTGGCGAGAGTGGAGCGCAGTCACGGGTTCACGCGAGGGGAGGTCCCGAAGAGCCCGAAGACGGGCTGA
- a CDS encoding PQQ-dependent sugar dehydrogenase: MRRRQTLVLGATGLLVTAAAIGIYFYGAFFGWWARPTVRNAPEAEPAAVEQLASGLRYPFDLAFLPDGSALVTERESGRLRQISPDGGLTDVRIIDEIAEPTVQAGLQGVAISPTYERDGWIYVYYTTEHDSRVSRLRLESSAPLEPILTGIPSGKIHNGGRIRFGPDGMLYITTGEADDRPRAQDQKDLGGKILRVTPAGKPAPGNPTAGSPVYSWGFRDPQGLAWDDKGQLYVSDFGHHNLDELNRVTPGGNYGWPEVEGTGGEPEFTDPIATWKPADASPSGMTYHDGRIWIACLRGERLYRIATDGSSPQQLLTGQYGRLRLVTPAPDGSLWVLTNGRSGPDHDLILRVTP; encoded by the coding sequence GTGCGAAGACGACAGACACTCGTACTCGGCGCAACAGGCCTACTGGTGACAGCAGCTGCCATCGGGATCTACTTCTACGGTGCGTTCTTCGGCTGGTGGGCCCGCCCGACCGTCCGCAACGCCCCGGAAGCCGAACCCGCGGCTGTGGAGCAGCTCGCGAGTGGCCTGCGCTACCCCTTCGACCTTGCCTTCCTCCCCGACGGGTCGGCGCTGGTCACCGAGCGTGAATCGGGCCGCCTCCGCCAGATCTCCCCAGACGGAGGGCTCACCGATGTCCGCATCATTGATGAGATCGCCGAGCCGACCGTCCAAGCGGGGCTGCAGGGCGTGGCCATCTCCCCCACTTACGAACGGGACGGCTGGATCTACGTCTACTACACCACCGAGCACGACAGCCGGGTGAGCCGGCTCCGCCTGGAGTCCTCGGCTCCCCTCGAGCCGATCCTGACCGGCATACCCAGCGGCAAGATCCATAACGGCGGACGGATCAGGTTCGGCCCCGACGGCATGCTCTACATCACCACCGGGGAAGCCGACGACCGTCCCCGCGCCCAGGACCAAAAGGACTTGGGCGGAAAGATCCTTCGCGTCACTCCCGCGGGCAAGCCGGCACCCGGCAACCCTACGGCCGGCTCACCGGTCTACAGCTGGGGATTCCGCGACCCTCAAGGGCTCGCCTGGGACGACAAGGGCCAGCTGTACGTCTCCGACTTCGGCCACCACAACCTCGACGAACTGAACCGGGTCACCCCCGGCGGCAACTACGGCTGGCCCGAGGTCGAAGGCACCGGCGGGGAGCCCGAGTTCACGGATCCGATCGCGACCTGGAAGCCCGCCGACGCCTCCCCCAGCGGAATGACCTACCACGACGGGCGGATCTGGATCGCCTGCCTGCGCGGAGAACGCCTCTACCGCATCGCCACCGACGGCTCCTCGCCCCAACAGCTGCTGACGGGTCAGTACGGCCGCCTACGCCTGGTGACACCGGCCCCGGACGGCTCACTGTGGGTACTCACCAACGGACGAAGCGGCCCCGACCACGACCTGATCCTCCGGGTGACGCCCTGA
- a CDS encoding metal-dependent transcriptional regulator, translated as MSRLIDTTQMYLRTVLELEEEGVVPLRARIAERLDQSGPTVSQSVARMERDGLLHVADDRHLELTQEGRRIATRVMRKHRLAECLLVEVIGLEWEQVHAEACRWEHVMSEAVERRIVTLLHHPTQSPYGNPIPGLEELGATGTVGPVLGDSMVSLRDLRLGPNGASAVVTRIGEPIQADCRLMYALRYAGVRPGTVVSVTSSSVGVMVSNDGRTAELPTQIAAHVFVARR; from the coding sequence GTGTCCAGGCTCATCGACACGACGCAGATGTATCTGCGCACCGTCCTGGAGCTCGAGGAGGAGGGCGTGGTCCCCCTGCGCGCCCGCATCGCCGAGCGCCTGGACCAAAGCGGCCCCACCGTCAGCCAGAGTGTGGCCCGCATGGAGCGCGACGGACTGCTGCACGTCGCCGACGACCGGCACCTGGAGCTGACGCAGGAGGGCCGGCGCATCGCCACCCGTGTAATGCGCAAACACCGGCTCGCGGAGTGCCTGCTCGTCGAGGTGATCGGGCTGGAGTGGGAGCAGGTCCACGCCGAAGCCTGCCGCTGGGAGCACGTGATGAGCGAGGCGGTCGAACGCCGCATCGTCACACTGCTGCACCACCCGACCCAATCGCCCTACGGCAACCCGATCCCGGGCCTGGAGGAACTCGGCGCAACGGGCACCGTGGGCCCGGTCCTCGGGGACAGCATGGTCAGCCTCCGCGACCTGCGGCTGGGGCCGAACGGCGCGAGCGCGGTCGTGACACGCATCGGGGAGCCGATCCAGGCAGACTGCCGGCTGATGTACGCCCTGCGATACGCCGGGGTGCGGCCCGGCACGGTCGTGAGCGTGACGTCGTCGTCCGTCGGCGTGATGGTCAGCAACGACGGGAGGACCGCCGAACTCCCCACGCAGATCGCCGCGCACGTCTTCGTGGCCAGGCGCTGA
- a CDS encoding PPOX class F420-dependent oxidoreductase: protein MPTTNSDFGQALDRIGQSKHISLTTYRKDGRAVRTPVGSLVHNGALYALTAPDTGKVKRIRNNPRVTVAPCAMNGTVEPGAPTATGTARLLDATGTAHVQELMEQRFCMY, encoded by the coding sequence ATGCCCACCACGAACAGTGACTTCGGCCAGGCTCTCGACCGCATCGGCCAAAGCAAGCACATCAGCCTGACCACCTACCGCAAGGACGGACGCGCCGTACGCACGCCCGTGGGCAGCCTCGTTCACAACGGCGCCCTCTACGCCCTGACCGCCCCGGACACCGGCAAGGTCAAGCGCATCCGCAACAATCCCCGCGTCACCGTCGCCCCCTGCGCCATGAACGGCACCGTTGAGCCTGGCGCGCCCACCGCCACAGGCACCGCCCGGCTTCTGGACGCGACGGGCACCGCCCACGTCCAGGAACTGATGGAGCAGCGGTTCTGCATGTACTGA
- a CDS encoding helix-turn-helix domain-containing protein — translation MRRGDPEDYFLLMVRESAVRLEQARGVACLGPGDMALFSSSRPLTCDFLDQGGPVRPTLLRLPLAPLPLADGRADRLLAEPLPSKSGSGALLGPYLTSLPEAARTAGPAELARLGAIGVDLAASLLAARIGDQHSLPTETRRTTLLARISAFIDHHLTDPLLDPAAIAAHHHISVRTLHHLFQSEPESVAATIRRRRLERCRAELTEPRLRHRTIGETALRWGFRDSADFSRAFRKAYGVPPSEVRAALR, via the coding sequence ATCCGCCGTGGAGACCCCGAGGACTACTTTCTGCTGATGGTCCGGGAGAGCGCGGTCCGCTTGGAGCAGGCCCGCGGCGTCGCGTGCCTCGGTCCCGGCGACATGGCCCTGTTCTCCAGTTCGAGGCCACTGACCTGCGACTTCCTGGACCAAGGCGGCCCCGTCCGCCCGACCCTCCTGCGCCTCCCCCTCGCTCCCCTGCCCCTGGCCGACGGCCGCGCCGACCGCCTGCTGGCCGAGCCGCTGCCCAGCAAGTCCGGCTCCGGCGCCCTGCTGGGCCCGTATCTGACCTCCCTGCCTGAGGCCGCCCGCACCGCGGGCCCCGCCGAGCTTGCCCGGCTCGGCGCCATCGGAGTGGACCTGGCCGCGTCCCTTCTCGCGGCCCGCATCGGCGACCAGCACTCCCTCCCCACCGAGACACGCAGAACGACACTCCTCGCCCGGATCAGCGCCTTTATCGACCACCACCTCACCGACCCATTACTGGACCCGGCAGCCATCGCCGCCCACCACCACATCTCGGTACGGACCCTCCATCACCTCTTCCAGAGCGAGCCGGAGTCCGTCGCGGCCACCATCCGGCGCCGCCGCCTTGAGCGTTGCCGCGCCGAACTCACCGAGCCCCGCCTGCGTCACCGCACGATCGGCGAGACCGCCCTGCGCTGGGGCTTCCGCGACTCCGCGGATTTCAGCCGGGCCTTCCGCAAGGCGTACGGGGTCCCGCCGAGCGAGGTCCGGGCCGCCTTGCGCTGA
- a CDS encoding IS630 family transposase produces MADEPRPGRRKSELVLSDEERAQLTRWARRAKTAQFLALRARIVLRCAEGRTNKQVAAELGVREQSVSRWRARFVERRLDGLTDEPRPGRPPSILLDQVEDVVVATLESTPGQDTHWSRASMAERTGLSKSTIGRIWKKFDLKPHLQDAFKLSTDPQFVAKVVDVVGLYHHPPEKAVVLCVDEKSQIQALDRSQPVLPMMPGMPERRTHDYLRHGITSLFAAFNIADGTVIGELHRRHRAVEFKKFLVTIDKRVPAGLDVHLVCDNYATHNTLEIKTWLSKHPRFHVHFTPTGSSWINQVERWFGLLTDKLIRRGVHTSVKALEDDIRAWIDSWNENPRPFTWTKTADEILNSLADHLAKVTPPASDNQRQI; encoded by the coding sequence CTGGCGGATGAGCCGCGGCCGGGCCGGCGCAAGTCGGAGCTGGTGCTCAGTGATGAGGAGCGGGCTCAGCTGACGCGTTGGGCCAGGCGCGCCAAGACCGCTCAGTTCCTGGCTCTGCGGGCGAGGATCGTGCTGCGGTGCGCGGAAGGCAGGACGAATAAGCAGGTGGCGGCCGAACTCGGGGTGCGCGAGCAGTCGGTGAGCCGCTGGCGGGCCCGGTTCGTCGAGCGGCGGCTGGACGGGCTGACCGATGAGCCGCGGCCCGGCAGGCCGCCCTCGATCCTGCTCGACCAGGTCGAGGATGTTGTCGTCGCGACGCTGGAATCGACCCCGGGTCAGGACACGCACTGGTCACGGGCTTCCATGGCCGAGCGCACCGGGCTGTCGAAGTCGACGATCGGGCGGATCTGGAAGAAGTTCGACCTCAAGCCACACCTGCAGGATGCCTTCAAACTCTCCACCGATCCGCAGTTCGTCGCGAAGGTCGTCGACGTCGTCGGCCTGTATCACCACCCGCCCGAGAAGGCGGTGGTGCTGTGCGTGGACGAGAAGAGCCAGATCCAGGCGCTGGACCGCTCGCAGCCGGTGCTGCCGATGATGCCGGGCATGCCCGAGCGGCGTACCCACGACTACCTGCGGCACGGCATCACCAGTCTGTTCGCCGCGTTCAACATCGCCGACGGCACGGTCATCGGTGAACTGCACCGCCGCCACCGGGCCGTCGAGTTCAAGAAGTTCCTGGTCACGATAGACAAGAGGGTTCCCGCCGGGCTCGATGTGCACCTGGTGTGTGACAACTACGCCACCCACAACACCCTCGAGATCAAGACCTGGCTCAGCAAGCACCCCCGCTTCCATGTCCACTTCACTCCGACCGGCTCCTCCTGGATCAACCAGGTCGAGCGATGGTTCGGCCTGCTGACCGACAAGCTCATCCGCCGCGGCGTCCACACCTCGGTAAAGGCGCTTGAGGATGACATCAGAGCCTGGATCGACTCGTGGAACGAGAACCCCAGGCCCTTCACCTGGACCAAGACCGCCGACGAGATCCTCAACTCGCTCGCCGACCACCTCGCCAAGGTCACTCCTCCAGCCAGCGATAACCAGCGACAGATTTAA
- a CDS encoding GntR family transcriptional regulator, which yields MTQTAPASASTGKQMLSEQVYVHLRDAIMRGDYAPGDALKPQDLAKQQAVSLAVVREALVRLVGEGLADRLPNRGFAVPAFSDRRWQEIAEARATIEPVMLRMSIERGDVDWEARVRAAHHRLARTPVYVADEGEHYSSTWSEAHRVFHRTLLEGCGNPVLLETFDRMWTASELARRWSAHRNPDRNGTVEHRRLEEAALARDADTAADVLTQHLTRTAADLTGPTPDRPVKEAR from the coding sequence ATGACTCAGACGGCCCCCGCCTCGGCCTCAACGGGCAAGCAGATGCTCTCCGAGCAGGTCTACGTCCACCTGCGGGACGCGATCATGCGCGGCGACTACGCCCCCGGCGACGCCCTCAAGCCCCAGGACCTCGCCAAGCAACAGGCCGTGAGCCTGGCCGTCGTACGCGAGGCGCTCGTCCGGCTGGTCGGCGAGGGCCTCGCCGACCGTCTGCCCAACCGCGGTTTCGCCGTGCCAGCCTTCTCCGACCGCCGGTGGCAGGAGATCGCCGAGGCCCGCGCGACCATCGAACCGGTCATGCTGCGCATGTCCATCGAACGCGGCGACGTCGACTGGGAGGCCCGGGTGCGAGCCGCCCACCACCGCCTGGCCCGCACCCCCGTATACGTGGCGGACGAGGGCGAGCACTACAGCAGCACGTGGTCGGAGGCCCACCGGGTCTTCCATCGCACCCTGTTGGAGGGGTGCGGCAATCCCGTCCTGCTGGAGACGTTCGACCGCATGTGGACGGCGAGCGAGCTGGCCCGCCGCTGGTCGGCACACCGCAACCCCGACCGCAACGGCACCGTTGAACATCGCCGGCTGGAGGAAGCCGCGCTGGCCCGCGACGCCGACACCGCAGCCGACGTCCTGACCCAGCACCTCACCCGCACCGCAGCCGACCTCACCGGCCCCACCCCCGACAGACCCGTCAAGGAGGCGCGATAG
- a CDS encoding MerR family transcriptional regulator, with protein MLSISEFSEMCHLPAQTLRYYHREELLVPAEVDDRTGHRSYRFEQVERAMLITVLRGTGMSVSSVKQALREPEGARESLRQHIAAVRQQRQEQDAAISDAQEFLRGAWPQVHQRHTPAVTVVSRLVPRRPTGTGREAWVEDDLAVMETVRNLVAVAESCGARVSGTAWRALADETPEQKKALLSGEGPWWVVKVPVTADRRALATLAEKAEVGLFPACDELSILIPGRPSMAKYGTALSRLLRQPLHGSYLDVGRMRHLLHDDGVETAAAIRSAARDEAAKIAQTL; from the coding sequence ATGCTGTCAATCAGTGAGTTCAGCGAAATGTGCCATCTTCCTGCGCAGACACTGCGCTATTACCACCGCGAGGAGTTGCTCGTCCCGGCCGAGGTCGATGACCGGACCGGTCACCGCTCCTACCGGTTCGAACAGGTCGAGCGGGCCATGCTGATCACTGTCCTGCGAGGAACCGGGATGAGTGTCAGCTCCGTGAAGCAGGCTCTTCGGGAGCCCGAAGGGGCACGGGAGTCTCTGCGCCAGCACATCGCGGCGGTCCGGCAGCAGCGTCAGGAGCAGGATGCGGCGATCAGCGACGCCCAGGAGTTCCTTCGTGGCGCATGGCCGCAGGTGCATCAGCGGCACACTCCCGCAGTCACGGTTGTCTCGCGGTTGGTGCCCCGCCGTCCGACCGGTACCGGCCGCGAAGCCTGGGTCGAGGATGACCTCGCGGTCATGGAGACCGTCCGGAACCTGGTGGCCGTCGCGGAGTCCTGCGGGGCGAGGGTGTCGGGCACCGCGTGGCGGGCGCTGGCCGATGAGACGCCTGAGCAGAAGAAGGCTCTGCTGTCTGGTGAGGGTCCGTGGTGGGTGGTGAAAGTGCCGGTGACAGCGGACCGCCGTGCACTCGCGACGCTGGCCGAGAAGGCCGAAGTGGGCCTGTTCCCCGCCTGTGACGAACTGTCAATCCTCATCCCGGGCAGGCCGTCGATGGCCAAGTACGGCACCGCGCTGTCGCGCCTCCTACGGCAGCCGTTGCACGGGTCCTACCTCGACGTCGGCCGGATGCGTCATCTGCTGCATGACGACGGGGTCGAAACCGCGGCAGCCATCCGCAGCGCCGCTCGCGACGAAGCAGCGAAGATTGCCCAAACCCTGTAG
- a CDS encoding SRPBCC family protein — translation MTPEPTGQLIPTPTGYDLILTRTYRASADDVWASVTEPERTARWFGPWRGQAAPGSTIEVQMAFEESAPWCPLRIDACEPPRRLAVSMEDEAGSWLMELLLAEADGTTELRLVQHLTSTEQLGQTGPGWEYYLDMLTAARTGGPRPDFEDYYPAQKAYFESLA, via the coding sequence ATGACGCCCGAACCCACCGGACAACTCATCCCCACCCCAACGGGGTACGACCTGATTCTCACCCGTACCTACCGCGCCTCCGCGGACGACGTCTGGGCGAGCGTCACCGAGCCGGAGCGCACCGCCCGTTGGTTCGGACCGTGGCGTGGCCAGGCGGCACCCGGCAGCACCATCGAGGTGCAGATGGCGTTCGAGGAGTCGGCGCCCTGGTGCCCCCTGCGGATCGATGCCTGCGAACCGCCGCGTCGGCTCGCCGTCTCGATGGAGGACGAGGCCGGATCGTGGCTGATGGAGCTGCTCCTGGCCGAGGCCGATGGCACCACCGAACTCCGGCTGGTCCAGCACCTCACCTCCACCGAACAGCTCGGCCAGACCGGCCCGGGCTGGGAGTACTACCTGGACATGCTCACCGCCGCACGCACAGGCGGCCCGCGGCCTGACTTCGAGGACTACTACCCCGCACAGAAGGCGTACTTCGAGTCCCTGGCCTGA